A genomic window from Mobula hypostoma chromosome 14, sMobHyp1.1, whole genome shotgun sequence includes:
- the LOC134356581 gene encoding natural cytotoxicity triggering receptor 3 ligand 1-like → MAEKFTVSYIALLAITWLIVKLTANEVSQFPRDLNVPVGANVTMFCKLLLTNDTVDVRWWRKGEKGFLERDSRRQFTVERGRGTLVLWNVKFSDSGLYYCAVKFQEQYLGTGGGTKFTVFAPPTPVEIVPVGGFSSPRKLLCKTACFYPEKLEIVWQRNNKQIRTGIESVTNRNVDGLYEAFSLLEITQSTLGKDTYTCLVSHVSLTVPANFSYIQEQDSNKILIFRSALGGLAIVTLIIILIRIGVKAKRGKNMNDLTSISIYYLCRLKEEMIMRESRFPRHYRIHIRQY, encoded by the exons ATGGCGGAGAAGTTTACGGTTTCGTACATAGCACTTCTGGCTATTACTTGGCTAA TCGTCAAATTAACGGCGAACGAAGTATCTCAATTCCCTCGGGACCTGAACGTCCCGGTTGGTGCGAATGTTACGATGTTCTGCAAATTACTACTGACAAACGATACCGTTGACGTTCGTTGGTGGAGGAAAGGCGAGAAGGGGTTTTTAGAAAGGGACAGCAGAAGACAATTTACTgtagaaaggggaagaggaacACTTGTACTCTGGAATGTCAAATTCAGCGACTCTGGGCTGTATTACTGTGCAGTAAAGTTTCAGGAACAATACTTAGGGACTGGAGGTGGCACCAAGTTCACTGTGTTCG CTCCTCCAACTCCAGTGGAAATTGTTCCTGTTGGAGGGTTTTCGTCTCCTCGAAAGCTCCTTTGTAAAACGGCTTGTTTCTACCCGGAGAAATTAGAAATCGTTTggcaaagaaataacaagcaaattCGCACTGGAATAGAAAGTGTGACAAACCGGAACGTGGACGGCTTGTACGAAGCATTTAGTTTATTGGAAATCACGCAGTCTACTTTGGGAAAAGATACTTACACCTGTCTGGTGTCGCATGTCTCCCTCACGGTGCCTGCCAATTTCAGCTACATCCAGGAGCAAG ACAGCAATAAAATCTTGATTTTTCGAAGTGCATTGGGCGGACTGGCAATTGTAACGCTGATTATAATTTTGATAAGAATCGGAGTTAAGGCAAAACGTGGTAAGAACATGAATGATTTGACAAGTATTTCCATTTATTACCTCTGCAGATTGAAAGAGGAAATGATAATGAGAGAATCAAGATTTCCAAGGCATTATCGGATTCACATTCGACAATACTAA